The following are from one region of the Strix aluco isolate bStrAlu1 chromosome 30, bStrAlu1.hap1, whole genome shotgun sequence genome:
- the LOC141916800 gene encoding uncharacterized protein LOC141916800, whose protein sequence is MAAGGSLAPAGLLWLCLAPAALLRLRQPQPVLAVKPGEPVEISCEVVESKYSLAWYRRGKDRPELLLECQSGTKGEFSCSYRRPTVTLSIASAQPQHSGLYLCAHCSARHCDFGNGTTLLVGDSWKAGSWVRVLAPHGDPQAPPGLVCAVGAAAGPVTVSWQGGARGVLGLGSTELLLSPVGTARGAGGLCEVQFNSSGPPVRRSVELRGATGSCMTSIIRNLAGAVVLLLLSLCVSIAASATAH, encoded by the exons ATGGCAGCCGGGGGCTCGCTGGCCCCCGCGGGGCTGCTGTGGCTTTGCCTGG CCCCGGCAGCGCTGCTGAGGCTGCGTCAGCCCCAGCCCGTCCTGGCTGTGAAGCCGGGGGAGCCGGTGGAGATCAGCTGCGAGGTCGTGGAGAGCAAATACAGCCTGGCCTGGTACCGGCGTGGCAAGGATCGGCCTGAGCTGCTCCTGGAGTGCCAGAGCGGGACGAAGGGGGAGTTCTCCTGTAGCTACAGGAGGCCCACTGTCACCCTGAGCATCGCCAGCGCCCAGCCCCAACACTCCGGCCTCTACCTCTGTGCCCACTGCTCAGCTCGGCACTGCGATTTCGGCAACGGCACCACGCTGCTGGTGGGAG ACAGCTGGAAGGCCGGGAGCTGGGTGCGGGTGCTGGCACCCCACGGGGACCCCCAGGCCCCCCCCGGCCTGGTCTGTGCCGTGggtgccgccgccggccccgTCACTGTCTCCTGGCAGGGGGGTGCCAGGGGGGTGCTGGGTCTGgggagcacagagctgctcctcagccctGTGGGCACAgcccggggggccggggggctctGTGAGGTGCAATTCAACAGCTCTGGGCCCCCCGTCCGCAGGAGCGTGGAGCTGCGCGGGGCCACGG gcaGCTGCATGACCTCCATCATCCGGAACCTGGCTGGGGccgtggtgctgctgctgctcagcctgtGCGTCAGCATTGCTGCCTCTGCCACTGCACACTGA
- the LOC141916720 gene encoding M1-specific T cell receptor beta chain-like yields MSYGLLGTLLLLLPGAASAEGRWVQQRQRQLWVRPGETAELSCHTSHASNSVFWYKEKPDGGLYWIYQSPEFSFMKGKYLGRKNTQRIFSLSISPVQREDSGVYYCSSSDFFPLFGNGTRLIITNATEPELSILVPVDAEQPPADIPLLCHLRDLPRGWDTVRWQPGGKVTPVTASAVDEHGVLSAWSITWVPAEHWDGAATCTALESGTGRNLSVTIGKGLGEGQCPSWPLALGLPCVSLLFLLQLILLLCRRRLARDGSTPARH; encoded by the exons ATGTCCTACGGGCTCCTGGGgaccctcctgctgctcctgccag GAGCTGCCTCAGCAGAGGGGAGATGGGTCCAGCAAAGACAAAGGCAGCTCTGGGTGCGTCCTGGAGAGACGGCGGAGCTGAGCTGTCACACCTCGCACGCCAGCAACTCTGTGTTCTGGTACAAGGAGAAGCCGGACGGTGGTTTGTACTGGATTTACCAGAGTCCAGAGTTCTCCTTTATGAAGGGAAAATACTTGGGGAGGAAGAATACACAGCggattttttccctctccatCAGCCCCGTGCAGAGGGAGGACTCCGGGGTTTATTACTGCAGCTCCTCCGACTTCTTCCCCCTGTTTGGGAACGGGACCAGGCTCATCATCACCA ATGCCACCGAGCCCGAGCTCTCCATCCTGGTGCCCGTCGATGCGGAGCAGCCCCCGGCCgacatccccctgctctgccacCTCCGCGACCTCCCCCGGGGCTGGGACACCGTGCGCTGGCAGCCCGGGGGGAAGGTGACACCGGTGACAGCGTCGGCTGTGGACGAGCACGGTGTCCTCAGCGCCTGGAGCATCACCTGGGTCCCGGCCGAGCACTGGGACGGGGCCGCGACGTGCACGGCCCTGGAGAGCGGCACGGGCAGGAATCTCAGCGTCACCATCGGTAAAGGACTCGGGGAGG gtcaaTGCCCTTCCTGGCCGCTGGCACTGGGGCTGCCCTGCgtctccctccttttcctgctcCAGCTGATCCTCCTGCTCTGCAGACGGCGTCTGGCCAGAG ACGGATCCACACCAGCACGGCACTGA